In a single window of the Raphanus sativus cultivar WK10039 chromosome 9, ASM80110v3, whole genome shotgun sequence genome:
- the LOC108826166 gene encoding kunitz trypsin inhibitor 2, protein MSSSLLLSFLIALLLAAAVCTHGQVLPPPVTDTDGNIVRVNERYIIQPVNTGINGGGLIPVAAILPSCPLGITEAFPGESGVLVRIAFPPWLIPPILPLTIVRTNTDMTIEFQSNICNRISKFWEVDEFAQNPNQPEILIGGNQRRRNSWFRIERAGKEAQTNIYKFTTSAGTVGTISGALDSPQLVLTNDVDKTIFVKFIRDVSTVVTSTSRVEK, encoded by the coding sequence ATGTCATCATCCCTATTGCTCTCCTTTCTCATCGCTCTCTTGTTGGCTGCAGCTGTCTGCACCCACGGACAAGTACTACCGCCACCGGTGACGGACACGGACGGAAACATCGTTCGTGTCAATGAACGATACATCATCCAACCAGTCAATACCGGGATTAACGGAGGTGGTCTTATCCCAGTTGCTGCTATACTTCCCTCTTGTCCACTTGGCATCACCGAAGCATTTCCGGGGGAATCGGGTGTGCTGGTTAGGATCGCATTTCCACCGTGGTTGATCCCTCCCATACTGCCACTCACCATTGTCCGTACAAATACCGACATGACCATCGAGTTCCAGTCCAACATCTGCAATCGCATCTCCAAGTTCTGGGAAGTAGATGAATTCGCACAGAATCCCAACCAGCCTGAGATTCTCATCGGTGGTAACCAAAGGAGACGAAATAGCTGGTTTAGAATAGAGAGAGCCGGAAAAGAAGCACAAACAAACATTTACAAATTTACCACTTCTGCCGGAACCGTTGGAACCATCTCAGGGGCCTTGGACAGTCCACAACTAGTTCTCACCAATGATGTGGATAAGACCATATTCGTCAAATTCATCAGAGATGTTAGTACCGTTGTTACTTCTACTTCTCGTGTTGAAAagtaa